From a region of the Rhipicephalus microplus isolate Deutch F79 chromosome X, USDA_Rmic, whole genome shotgun sequence genome:
- the LOC142776046 gene encoding dnaJ homolog subfamily B member 6-like, whose translation MSDYYNLLEVPRNASPEDIRRAYRRLALRWHPDKNPDNKAEAEARFKEISEAYEVLSDESRRRQYDIYGHGGHDADRHADYGSSRGGNAYHSTGAFAFTFRDPEELFREFFGSSDPFRDLFRGFHGGQRGATVFTGGFPFYQQNFGSLFRSGFIIDLDDLLFGQRMPTAGMGGVSAGFGTMPTQELTSVRYVNGKRIETRTIIQDGVKTVLCFEDGQLISRTVEGPGQGVYGAAEEAPPVSSREPPYHQQRRDVPEFSQSSLYGCGMSAQPSSATTRPSRTQSRAPAGCSSPKMSFGSKASVSCSAPSPSKASSKGGRSKSHSSKIHKGGKESRRLPVARKDTPDTSSCTASSNSSRHDKSRCRKS comes from the coding sequence ATGAGCGACTACTACAACCTGCTCGAGGTGCCGCGCAACGCGTCCCCGGAGGACATCCGTAGGGCGTACCGGCGGCTAGCGCTCAGGTGGCATCCCGACAAGAACCCCGACAACAAGGCCGAGGCTGAAGCCCGCTTCAAGGAAATCTCGGAAGCCTACGAAGTGCTATCCGACGAGTCCAGGCGGCGCCAGTATGACATCTACGGCCACGGAGGACACGATGCCGACCGCCATGCAGACTACGGGAGCTCCCGTGGTGGCAACGCATACCACAGCACAGGTGCCTTCGCGTTCACATTTCGCGACCCCGAGGAGTTATTCCGCGAGTTCTTCGGCTCGTCGGACCCTTTTCGAGACCTGTTCCGGGGATTTCATGGCGGCCAGCGCGGTGCCACGGTGTTCACCGGTGGTTTTCCTTTCTATCAGCAAAACTTCGGGAGCCTCTTTCGGTCGGGCTTCATCATCGATTTAGACGACTTGCTGTTCGGGCAGCGCATGCCTACCGCTGGCATGGGAGGCGTCTCGGCGGGCTTCGGGACCATGCCGACGCAGGAGCTGACTTCGGTTCGCTACGTGAATGGTAAGCGCATCGAGACGCGTACCATCATACAGGACGGCGTGAAGACCGTGCTCTGCTTCGAGGATGGCCAGCTGATCTCACGCACTGTCGAAGGCCCCGGGCAAGGAGTGTATGGGGCGGCGGAAGAAGCGCCACCAGTCTCCTCCAGAGAGCCGCCCTACCATCAGCAACGCAGAGACGTGCCTGAATTCTCGCAGTCGTCACTGTACGGATGCGGGATGTCAGCACAGCCAAGCTCGGCAACAACACGACCCTCGCGGACTCAAAGCAGAGCACCCGCAGGATGTAGCAGTCCCAAGATGAGTTTTGGTAGCAAGGCTAGCGTTTCCTGCAGTGCTCCGTCTCCATCGAAGGCCTCGAGCAAAGGCGGCAGGAGCAAAAGTCACTCTAGCAAAATCCACAAGGGAGGCAAAGAGAGCAGAAGACTACCGGTGGCTAGGAAGGACACACCTGATACGTCAAGCTGTACAGCATCTTCGAATTCCTCGCGGCACGACAAGTCGAGATGCAGAAAATCCTAG